The genomic interval AAACAGTCAGAAGGACAGTGGGAACCTtttcagaagtaaaaaaaattaaataaaaattctcgCTGACTCCGAACTTTTAAACCGTTGTATACAATAACATTAGAATCTTATTATGATACAATAATATTTTCTGTCCTGATTTTATATGAAaactgtgaagccatttttgtgTTTGTTAGTTTCACTAAAACGGATCAGTCAATGCAAACAGACCTCCTTTCCCTTGGCCGAGAGCCCTGAGTCGCCACCGATACGACCTTTGATGTTCAGATCACTCTCTCCATGCCGGCACAAGTAGATGGAGCGGGGCGTGATGTGGATATTCATGAGGTAGTACACTATTCGGCTCTGTATGTGGTCCTGGACCTGGTTCACCAGGTACCGCCGCCCCACATCAATGATCTTAATAAACGAAAGGTCCCTGTACACACCAAAAAACAGTGTGAAATTCATAGATTGCTAGATTTGGATTCAGCAGCACCGACATGGCATTTACCTGTCCAGTTCCTCATCCAGTGGCTGATAAGAGTTCTCATAACATTTGATCCTCTTCATAAAGTCTGCGACGGCCTCTTCTGTGTTACAGTGTGTGTAGTCTGGACTGCCCGACTTCACTTGCTGAACACCAAGACCACAAATTTACACGAAAAAATGACGTAAGATAAAGGTATTGAAGATGTTCTGCAGTTCTGAGACTTACCACAATGTTCTCTGCAATAACATCCGGGTCTTCACACACAGATTCCACAAAGAAAACCTGAGGGGTGTGAAAAGAGTGTTTTAAAAGAGCGAACAGATGAGGAACACAACTTAGATGAATGATCCCATATCCAGCACCTTGAAACCATTCCGCTCGGCAAATCCGAGGATTGTCTCCCTCCTTTCTCTTGTTGTGTTTGTGGCATCAAAAACCTACAGATTGTAAAGGAGAATGGTTACATGCATACAAAAAGGAACTGTTACACTGCAACTGAATATAAGATTCTATATTCTATACGCGTGTTGTTTTTCTTACCGCCACCTGGCCGCCTTCCTCTGTGAGGAACTGCCGTACATCATTGAGAGCTGCCAACGCACACTGCCTAGAAAACACAAGAAATCACATGAGCTTCTaagcatttttagatttttttttttttaactagcagtttcatttcacattttgaatggttgCCGCTTATAAAAATCAATGTCTTACTTCCTGATTTTAAGCCCCTCTTCATTGTCTGGCCGAAAGAACTCAAAGGATTTATAGATCTTCACACATTCACGTCTGTACTGCCCAACGTTAAACTCTGCGAAGTTAAAACACCAAGACAGGCCAATTTCAGGATGAGCAAAACATCTGTAACAACAAAATCATGGCCAGCATTTCAAGTCACAAATATGCATTTTACCTTTTGTTGGAACATCAATCCAGTTGAGGTAGCGTGTCAGTTTCTTAGAGATGTATGTCTTTCCTCTGGCTGGAAGGCCAACAGTTACTATAAGTGTGGGGCAGTTGGTCATGCATACTGAAAGACAAAAAACAGAGATGTTTAACAATAATATTCTTTCTATATACTGCAGGTGAACTGTCGATTATCACACCATATGGTGCAAAGAACGGAAATGTTTTAATCTATGTGCAGTTAATAAGGTGACCctttttattgctttaataaagtctgtgaGTTGTCATTGTAGAGCATAAGTCATTTCGGTATCTCCTCATCAAACCGCATATTATCATATTAACTTCCACATAATCCTGCAATTTAAAAAGAGTGAAAATGATATGGTGTTTCTGATCTGTACACaaaaatacttatattttttatcaaaaataaataatggcagtgtaaatattgtatataattaaagtatatatttttattattaataaataataaataaatattattatactatttttatagtttattttaatatttaaacaatttaaattgtTATTACTGAACCATAggctacaaatataaatataactcgTAATCAttcatattaattcattaaatttagTCTATTTgacacatttgattaaaaaaaaatgcaattaacaaaCCGCTTCTAGAATTATTTAAGTCCAGCTCAAACCATCGTTAAATTGTATCAGCATATAAGCATTGCATCAGAAAGCCTCTTTAACCCGCatctgactccggcttcagtgtCCGGTTCTCATCCTTTCATCAATACTCACCCTTCCTTTGACTGATGTGTATGTCTGGAAGGCCGTTAGTGGAGGATGGCACCCATATTTTCTTTAAAGGGTTCTGTGTGAGCTCTCGGGTTAGACTGTCCTTTGTTACATTCATTATATCTTTCGTCTCTCCACACAGGCGTCCATAACAATCAGTGCGCACTGAAGACAGCGCTGAACTGATGCACAACAACACTACCGTAACAGCAGCGGAAGATGCGCACCACCTACACTTTACCGTAATACCTGGTGTATTTTTAAATAGTGACTGATTAACACAGACGAATATAGGGTGATTTAGACATACATAATGATACAAAAATAAGTTTTTGAGCGGCTTGGTCTATACAACAGtctaaattgtaatatatacTATTTCAAACATAACtggtgaaaagttttttttttgtcttgttactTTAGATGAACTAATAATAGTTCAAGGTTGCTGCATCTccaaagtattttcttttttttttttttttgtaagggttttttgttattattaaattattaaacaattaaaaaaacggCCTGAGGTTGTAGGATTATTTGGCTTACTTTATacaaactattaaatattttacatgtgTACCAAAACCTGAAGGTAGAAGTATAATTAcagtataatataaatgtaataaaaggccactggtggtggatgaggaggtaccccctgacaatgtaaagcactttgagtgctttcaaaaaacactaggctatataaatgtacagaattattattattattattattacaacaacAGGTTTTTCCAGCAAGGTTTTGCACTAGAAATTGATGCATCACATATGATACAGC from Carassius carassius chromosome 44, fCarCar2.1, whole genome shotgun sequence carries:
- the LOC132126812 gene encoding 6-phosphofructo-2-kinase/fructose-2,6-bisphosphatase 4-like isoform X2, whose translation is MNVTKDSLTRELTQNPLKKIWVPSSTNGLPDIHISQRKVCMTNCPTLIVTVGLPARGKTYISKKLTRYLNWIDVPTKEFNVGQYRRECVKIYKSFEFFRPDNEEGLKIRKQCALAALNDVRQFLTEEGGQVAVFDATNTTRERRETILGFAERNGFKVFFVESVCEDPDVIAENIVQVKSGSPDYTHCNTEEAVADFMKRIKCYENSYQPLDEELDRDLSFIKIIDVGRRYLVNQVQDHIQSRIVYYLMNIHITPRSIYLCRHGESDLNIKGRIGGDSGLSAKGKEFSKSLGQFIQSQNIHDLKVWTSQMKRTIQTAEAVGVPYEQWKALNEINAGVCEELMYEEIQERYPLEFALRDQDKYRYRYPKGESYEDLVQRLEPVIMELERQENVLVICHQAVMRCLLAYFLDKTAEELPYLKCPLHTVLKLTPMAYGCNVESVCLNVDAVNTHRDRPLNVDVSRQPEEALLTVPDHH
- the LOC132126812 gene encoding 6-phosphofructo-2-kinase/fructose-2,6-bisphosphatase 4-like isoform X1, whose product is MNVTKDSLTRELTQNPLKKIWVPSSTNGLPDIHISQRKVCMTNCPTLIVTVGLPARGKTYISKKLTRYLNWIDVPTKEFNVGQYRRECVKIYKSFEFFRPDNEEGLKIRKQCALAALNDVRQFLTEEGGQVAVFDATNTTRERRETILGFAERNGFKVFFVESVCEDPDVIAENIVQVKSGSPDYTHCNTEEAVADFMKRIKCYENSYQPLDEELDRDLSFIKIIDVGRRYLVNQVQDHIQSRIVYYLMNIHITPRSIYLCRHGESDLNIKGRIGGDSGLSAKGKEFSKSLGQFIQSQNIHDLKVWTSQMKRTIQTAEAVGVPYEQWKALNEINAGVCEELMYEEIQERYPLEFALRDQDKYRYRYPKGESYEDLVQRLEPVIMELERQENVLVICHQAVMRCLLAYFLDKTAEELPYLKCPLHTVLKLTPMAYGCNVESVCLNVDAVNTHRDRPLNVNVHRTAEDALQTVPPHL
- the LOC132126812 gene encoding 6-phosphofructo-2-kinase/fructose-2,6-bisphosphatase 4-like isoform X3, whose translation is MRGADRSKNTPNLDKRVCMTNCPTLIVTVGLPARGKTYISKKLTRYLNWIDVPTKEFNVGQYRRECVKIYKSFEFFRPDNEEGLKIRKQCALAALNDVRQFLTEEGGQVAVFDATNTTRERRETILGFAERNGFKVFFVESVCEDPDVIAENIVQVKSGSPDYTHCNTEEAVADFMKRIKCYENSYQPLDEELDRDLSFIKIIDVGRRYLVNQVQDHIQSRIVYYLMNIHITPRSIYLCRHGESDLNIKGRIGGDSGLSAKGKEFSKSLGQFIQSQNIHDLKVWTSQMKRTIQTAEAVGVPYEQWKALNEINAGVCEELMYEEIQERYPLEFALRDQDKYRYRYPKGESYEDLVQRLEPVIMELERQENVLVICHQAVMRCLLAYFLDKTAEELPYLKCPLHTVLKLTPMAYGCNVESVCLNVDAVNTHRDRPLNVNVHRTAEDALQTVPPHL
- the LOC132126812 gene encoding 6-phosphofructo-2-kinase/fructose-2,6-bisphosphatase 4-like isoform X4, producing the protein MRGADRSKNTPNLDKRVCMTNCPTLIVTVGLPARGKTYISKKLTRYLNWIDVPTKEFNVGQYRRECVKIYKSFEFFRPDNEEGLKIRKQCALAALNDVRQFLTEEGGQVAVFDATNTTRERRETILGFAERNGFKVFFVESVCEDPDVIAENIVQVKSGSPDYTHCNTEEAVADFMKRIKCYENSYQPLDEELDRDLSFIKIIDVGRRYLVNQVQDHIQSRIVYYLMNIHITPRSIYLCRHGESDLNIKGRIGGDSGLSAKGKEFSKSLGQFIQSQNIHDLKVWTSQMKRTIQTAEAVGVPYEQWKALNEINAGVCEELMYEEIQERYPLEFALRDQDKYRYRYPKGESYEDLVQRLEPVIMELERQENVLVICHQAVMRCLLAYFLDKTAEELPYLKCPLHTVLKLTPMAYGCNVESVCLNVDAVNTHRDRPLNVDVSRQPEEALLTVPDHH